In the genome of Euzebya sp., one region contains:
- a CDS encoding carbohydrate ABC transporter permease: MTATTASQVLARTLPAPRWVAILIGWHLAHGVAAVAAAVAVTAGSTVTGGPAAGVLTALSAVVIGDLVAVIGLARRRQAGMVAAVVVDYLTFVAATAALLQVTDVLTGLDALGGSFARGVPFGALAVVAYAATTWERTRAVARWVAVTAVGAMLIAVGALPGLVTFAGRVATPTGLGLLTLAAVSALAAVRTRHADVARHLGATTRGDDALAGLLFVSPNLLGFLAFFAGPLLFSLWMSLNEWDAFAEPVFLGLDNYVRIVSLTVATVGEGQRAADVLLDGYAEVLRIGDIVVGAQDPLFWTSIRNILVFAALALPLSVIPALFLASLLNSDAPGIKAFRALYFVPSIAGVVAVALIWRQLFNATVGWVNHLLDVAARAWSAIPLLPDVAAGQPQWLSDDGLAMISLVIVFAWQYTGFNTVLFLAGLQSIDRTLHEAAMIDGATRWQRFRHITLPQLAPTTFFVVASTGILALQLFGEAVVLFPTYTPIGAGPQNATLTPVVYLYDQGFRRFSQGYASAVAWVLFLLIFAFTFVQFRRQRADVEGA, from the coding sequence ATGACCGCCACGACCGCGTCGCAGGTGCTGGCCCGAACCCTGCCAGCGCCGCGCTGGGTGGCCATCCTCATCGGATGGCACCTCGCGCACGGCGTCGCGGCCGTGGCGGCCGCGGTGGCGGTCACCGCCGGGTCGACCGTCACGGGCGGCCCGGCGGCAGGCGTGCTGACCGCCCTGTCGGCCGTCGTCATCGGCGACCTGGTCGCGGTGATCGGCCTGGCGCGCCGCCGCCAGGCCGGGATGGTCGCCGCGGTGGTCGTCGACTACCTCACCTTCGTCGCGGCGACGGCTGCCCTGCTGCAGGTCACCGACGTGCTCACCGGGCTCGACGCGCTCGGCGGGTCCTTCGCCCGCGGCGTGCCGTTCGGCGCGCTGGCCGTCGTCGCGTACGCGGCCACCACCTGGGAGCGGACGCGCGCCGTCGCGCGCTGGGTCGCCGTGACGGCGGTCGGCGCGATGCTCATCGCGGTCGGGGCGCTCCCCGGCCTCGTGACCTTCGCCGGGCGGGTGGCGACCCCGACGGGCCTCGGCCTCCTCACCCTGGCGGCGGTCAGCGCCCTGGCGGCGGTGCGGACCCGGCACGCCGACGTCGCCCGGCACCTCGGCGCCACGACGCGGGGCGACGACGCCCTGGCGGGGCTGCTGTTCGTCAGCCCGAACCTGCTCGGGTTCCTCGCGTTCTTCGCAGGTCCCCTGCTGTTCAGCCTGTGGATGAGCCTGAACGAGTGGGACGCGTTCGCCGAACCGGTGTTCCTCGGGCTCGACAACTACGTCCGCATCGTGTCGCTGACCGTGGCCACGGTGGGGGAGGGGCAGCGGGCCGCCGACGTCCTGCTCGACGGGTACGCCGAGGTTCTCCGGATCGGCGACATCGTCGTCGGCGCCCAGGACCCCCTGTTCTGGACGTCGATCCGGAACATCCTCGTCTTCGCCGCCCTCGCACTGCCGCTGTCGGTGATCCCCGCCCTCTTCCTCGCCAGCCTGCTCAACTCCGACGCGCCGGGCATCAAGGCCTTCCGCGCCCTGTACTTCGTGCCGTCCATCGCCGGCGTGGTGGCCGTCGCGTTGATCTGGCGGCAGCTGTTCAACGCGACGGTGGGCTGGGTCAACCACCTGCTCGACGTCGCCGCGCGGGCGTGGAGCGCCATCCCGCTGCTCCCCGACGTGGCGGCCGGCCAGCCGCAGTGGCTGAGCGACGACGGGCTGGCCATGATCAGCCTCGTCATCGTCTTCGCGTGGCAGTACACCGGCTTCAACACCGTGCTGTTCCTCGCCGGGCTGCAGTCGATCGACCGGACCCTGCACGAGGCGGCGATGATCGACGGCGCCACCCGCTGGCAGCGGTTCCGCCACATCACCCTGCCCCAGCTCGCACCCACCACCTTCTTCGTGGTGGCCTCGACCGGCATCCTCGCGCTGCAGCTCTTCGGCGAGGCGGTCGTGCTGTTCCCGACCTACACCCCGATCGGGGCCGGGCCGCAGAACGCGACCCTGACACCGGTCGTCTACCTCTACGACCAGGGCTTCCGACGGTTCAGCCAGGGCTACGCCTCCGCGGTCGCCTGGGTGCTGTTCCTGCTGATCTTCGCGTTCACGTTCGTGCAGTTCCGCCGTCAGCGCGCCGACGTGGAGGGTGCGTGA
- a CDS encoding carbohydrate ABC transporter permease, which translates to MRPVSGWRRIGLYVVLTLVGLVMLFPFAVVAGSSLKARDDIFRYPPRILPHAQATAEVGGDEVPLFRIDGEVRGLVEGIGGGEGRFALPDDPADTVTATIRTAEEVEDVTARPANYTEVLDQQALGRSLSNTVLVTVLVVVGTVLTSLLGGYAFARIRFPGRDALFLVYIGSIMVPFVILIVPLYQVMVALGWVDSLAALVFPFVFNAYGTFLIRQFFVSIPVELEEAAVIDGASRWTILWRIFVPLSTPAIATLATFMFLYAWNSFVWPFIVINAGNTENHVLTLSLQQLGGRAADTPNLIFAGVMIAIAVPVTVFVLAQRYFVENVATSGIK; encoded by the coding sequence ATGCGGCCCGTCAGCGGCTGGCGCCGCATCGGCCTGTACGTCGTGCTGACCCTCGTCGGGCTGGTGATGCTGTTCCCGTTCGCCGTGGTCGCGGGGTCGTCGCTGAAGGCGCGCGACGACATCTTCCGCTACCCCCCGCGGATCCTGCCGCACGCCCAGGCCACGGCCGAGGTCGGCGGTGATGAGGTCCCGCTGTTCCGCATCGACGGCGAGGTCCGCGGGCTGGTGGAGGGGATCGGCGGCGGCGAGGGGCGCTTCGCGCTCCCCGACGACCCGGCGGACACCGTCACCGCGACGATCCGCACCGCCGAGGAGGTGGAGGACGTGACCGCGCGGCCGGCCAACTACACCGAGGTCCTCGACCAGCAGGCGCTCGGCCGGTCGCTGTCGAACACGGTGCTGGTCACCGTCCTCGTGGTCGTGGGGACGGTGCTGACGTCCCTGCTGGGCGGCTACGCGTTCGCGCGGATCCGCTTCCCCGGCCGCGACGCGCTGTTCCTCGTCTACATCGGCTCGATCATGGTGCCGTTCGTGATCCTGATCGTGCCGCTGTACCAGGTGATGGTGGCGCTCGGCTGGGTGGACTCGCTGGCGGCCCTCGTCTTCCCGTTCGTGTTCAACGCCTACGGGACGTTCCTGATCCGGCAGTTCTTCGTCTCCATCCCGGTGGAGCTCGAGGAGGCGGCGGTCATCGACGGGGCCAGCCGCTGGACGATCCTCTGGCGCATCTTCGTGCCGCTGTCCACCCCGGCGATCGCGACGCTCGCCACGTTCATGTTCCTCTACGCCTGGAACAGCTTCGTGTGGCCGTTCATCGTCATCAACGCCGGCAACACCGAGAACCACGTGCTGACCCTGTCCCTCCAGCAGCTCGGCGGCCGCGCGGCGGACACGCCGAACCTGATCTTCGCGGGCGTCATGATCGCCATCGCGGTGCCCGTCACCGTGTTCGTGCTGGCCCAGCGCTACTTCGTGGAGAACGTCGCCACCAGCGGCATCAAGTGA
- the mca gene encoding mycothiol conjugate amidase Mca produces MAGAPDRHAMFLHAHPDDESSKGAATMARYAEEGARVSVVTFTDGGQGDILNPALADEPGIRENMVEIRKKELAEALGVIGVTDHFDLGFPDSGYVEEFSGDGWSPSADLPADCFYNVSLDEVVQRLVPIIRETRPQVLVTYDEKGGYPHPDHVRTHTATMRAWQAAADPAVMPDAGPAWRASKVYYHLTFTYRRLSRLLEVAEERGIETPYREWLDRWDPTKPERISTSIHVADHLGARSAALIAHRTQVDPDGLWFSIPDDVVREVYPYEDFQLAYSEVWTAKPESDLFAGL; encoded by the coding sequence ATGGCCGGCGCTCCTGACCGTCACGCGATGTTCCTCCACGCCCACCCCGACGACGAGTCGTCGAAGGGTGCGGCGACGATGGCCCGCTACGCCGAGGAGGGTGCCCGCGTCAGCGTCGTCACCTTCACCGACGGCGGGCAGGGCGACATCCTCAACCCGGCGCTCGCGGACGAGCCGGGCATCCGCGAGAACATGGTCGAGATCCGCAAGAAGGAGCTCGCCGAGGCGCTCGGCGTGATCGGGGTGACCGACCACTTCGACCTCGGCTTCCCCGACTCGGGCTACGTCGAGGAGTTCTCCGGCGACGGCTGGTCGCCGTCCGCGGACCTGCCCGCCGACTGCTTCTACAACGTCTCCCTCGACGAGGTCGTCCAGCGCCTGGTGCCGATCATCCGCGAGACCCGGCCGCAGGTGCTGGTGACGTACGACGAGAAGGGCGGCTACCCCCACCCGGACCACGTGCGGACCCACACCGCCACGATGCGGGCGTGGCAGGCCGCGGCCGACCCGGCCGTCATGCCCGACGCGGGGCCGGCGTGGCGGGCCTCGAAGGTCTACTACCACCTGACCTTCACCTACCGGCGGCTGTCCCGGCTGCTCGAGGTCGCCGAGGAGCGGGGGATCGAGACGCCCTACCGCGAGTGGCTGGACCGCTGGGACCCGACCAAGCCGGAGCGCATCTCCACCTCGATCCACGTGGCCGACCACCTGGGCGCGCGGAGCGCCGCGCTGATCGCCCACCGCACCCAGGTCGACCCCGACGGGCTGTGGTTCTCGATCCCCGACGACGTCGTCCGGGAGGTCTACCCCTACGAGGACTTCCAGCTCGCCTACTCGGAGGTCTGGACCGCCAAGCCCGAGTCGGACCTGTTCGCCGGGCTGTGA
- a CDS encoding competence/damage-inducible protein A, translating into MSQASASIVVIGDEILGGFVHDTNSHWLAGRLQDLGIPLDRVQTVPDTLAAIDEALRLELARSRPRLIMTSGGIGSTPDDVTMAGVAATLGVGLEVDDDIDAAITRALEWTAAQGVAVTDAHERAMRRMAEVPAGAYLLAGARGVAPGVAVDVDGGLAGGGATIVILPGIPGELRRIFDTGVAAELLTGLGSPQHVVELTHPYPESTLNPLFDRLVEEFDDVHLGSYPGNPCTVRLKGARPRVEAAADLVRDHLAALEGDPSSTRLREAWAARWTG; encoded by the coding sequence ATGAGCCAGGCCAGCGCCTCCATCGTCGTGATCGGCGACGAGATCCTCGGGGGGTTCGTCCACGACACGAACTCCCACTGGCTGGCCGGCCGGCTCCAGGACCTCGGCATCCCGCTCGACCGGGTGCAGACGGTGCCGGACACCCTGGCGGCGATCGACGAGGCGCTGCGCCTCGAGCTGGCCCGCAGCCGCCCGCGCCTGATCATGACGTCGGGGGGGATCGGGTCGACGCCGGACGACGTGACGATGGCGGGCGTGGCCGCCACCCTGGGCGTGGGCCTCGAGGTCGACGACGACATCGACGCCGCCATCACCCGCGCGCTCGAGTGGACCGCCGCCCAGGGCGTGGCGGTGACCGACGCGCACGAGCGGGCGATGCGGCGCATGGCCGAGGTGCCGGCCGGCGCGTACCTGCTGGCCGGCGCCCGCGGCGTCGCGCCGGGGGTCGCCGTCGACGTGGACGGCGGCCTAGCCGGCGGCGGCGCCACGATCGTGATCCTGCCGGGCATCCCGGGTGAGCTGCGGCGCATCTTCGACACCGGCGTCGCCGCCGAGCTGCTCACCGGCCTCGGGTCGCCCCAGCACGTGGTCGAGCTGACCCACCCGTACCCCGAGTCGACCCTGAACCCCCTGTTCGACCGCCTGGTCGAGGAGTTCGACGACGTGCACCTCGGCTCGTACCCCGGCAACCCGTGCACCGTCCGGTTGAAGGGCGCCCGCCCGCGGGTGGAGGCGGCCGCCGACCTGGTCCGCGACCACCTGGCGGCGCTGGAGGGGGACCCGAGCTCCACCCGGCTGCGCGAGGCCTGGGCCGCGCGCTGGACCGGGTGA
- a CDS encoding DUF1353 domain-containing protein gives MPFVSGDVVVKQLTSSTWELVETVVYQGREETFEVPAGFVTDFASVPRVFTWLLPRYGTYTRAAILHDWFCDTGVVSRADADGLFRRMMRELGVSVVRRWMMWAAVRAASHLRGASPQEVGWFALVAPPAVVFLAVPALVVQLWIVLFWLVELLAWVLRRTFTRTHVERPHLESRA, from the coding sequence ACGTCGTCGTCAAGCAGCTGACCAGCTCCACCTGGGAGCTGGTCGAGACCGTCGTCTACCAGGGGCGGGAGGAGACCTTCGAGGTCCCCGCCGGCTTCGTCACCGACTTCGCGTCGGTGCCGCGGGTGTTCACCTGGCTGCTCCCCCGCTACGGGACCTACACCCGAGCCGCGATCCTCCACGACTGGTTCTGCGACACCGGCGTGGTCAGCCGCGCGGACGCCGACGGGCTGTTCCGCCGCATGATGCGCGAGCTCGGGGTGTCGGTCGTGCGGCGCTGGATGATGTGGGCTGCGGTCCGGGCCGCGTCGCACCTGCGGGGCGCGTCGCCGCAGGAGGTCGGCTGGTTCGCCCTGGTGGCTCCGCCCGCCGTCGTGTTCCTGGCCGTCCCCGCCCTGGTCGTGCAGCTCTGGATCGTGCTGTTCTGGCTCGTCGAGCTGCTCGCCTGGGTCCTCCGGCGGACGTTCACCCGGACGCACGTCGAGCGCCCCCACCTCGAGAGCCGCGCCTGA